Proteins encoded together in one Prochlorococcus marinus str. GP2 window:
- a CDS encoding NAD(P)(+) transhydrogenase (Re/Si-specific) subunit beta: MNLPVIIKFVIDLLAVLLLALGIKGLSKVKSARDANRLAAFAMSLSVVGLLSYYLGTSGIAVQSWIWIIIGSIIGSLFGAILAKKVPMTSMPETVALFNGCGGMSSLLVALGVAIFPISNSLENLDFFKSLINEVSISISIFVGAITFTGSIVAMAKLQGWLSTPGWTQSKVRHFVNIVFAVASLIAFFDLINGNTISIWLLIIVSSLLGIGVTLPIGGADMPVVISLLNSYSGIAAAAAGFVVDSQLLIVAGAMVGAAGLILTQVMCKGMNRSLVSVLFGGSLSAQSTASSGSGEYTNITSCSVEECALTLEAANKVIIVPGYGLAVAQAQHTLREVTKKLEQNGIEVVYAIHPVAGRMPGHMNVLLAEADVPYEQLKEMDVVNPDFPATDVVLVLGANDVVNPQAKNDSSSPLYGMPVLDVQEARTVFVIKRGMSAGYSGIKNDLFDLPNTSMVFGDAKKVLNDLIGELKDLGVGEK; encoded by the coding sequence ATGAATCTACCTGTAATCATTAAATTCGTTATTGACCTTCTAGCAGTACTTTTACTGGCTTTAGGGATAAAAGGATTGTCAAAAGTAAAATCAGCAAGGGATGCCAATAGATTAGCTGCATTTGCAATGTCGCTATCAGTAGTAGGACTACTTTCTTATTATTTAGGCACTTCTGGAATTGCTGTACAGTCTTGGATTTGGATAATAATTGGATCAATCATAGGTAGTTTATTCGGAGCAATTCTTGCAAAAAAAGTACCTATGACCTCCATGCCTGAAACAGTGGCATTATTCAATGGCTGTGGAGGAATGTCATCACTTTTGGTGGCCTTAGGAGTAGCTATTTTCCCTATTTCTAATAGTTTAGAAAATCTTGATTTTTTTAAGTCACTGATTAACGAAGTTTCAATATCTATTTCTATATTTGTTGGTGCCATAACTTTCACAGGTTCAATTGTGGCGATGGCAAAGTTACAGGGTTGGTTGTCAACTCCAGGATGGACTCAGAGCAAAGTTAGACATTTTGTAAATATTGTTTTTGCAGTTGCTTCCTTGATAGCCTTTTTTGATTTGATAAACGGCAATACAATTTCTATTTGGCTTTTAATTATAGTTTCTTCTTTATTAGGTATTGGAGTTACTTTGCCAATTGGTGGAGCTGATATGCCAGTCGTTATATCTTTATTAAATAGTTATTCAGGGATTGCAGCAGCAGCAGCAGGTTTCGTTGTAGATAGTCAGCTTTTGATAGTAGCAGGCGCAATGGTTGGAGCGGCAGGTCTAATACTTACTCAAGTAATGTGCAAGGGTATGAATAGATCATTGGTCTCAGTTCTTTTTGGAGGATCTTTATCGGCACAAAGTACAGCCTCTTCTGGTTCAGGAGAATATACAAATATAACTTCTTGTAGTGTTGAAGAATGCGCATTGACTTTAGAGGCAGCCAACAAGGTAATTATTGTTCCTGGTTATGGTCTGGCAGTAGCTCAAGCTCAACATACTCTAAGGGAAGTAACAAAAAAACTAGAGCAAAATGGTATTGAAGTTGTTTACGCAATTCATCCTGTAGCAGGGAGGATGCCTGGACATATGAATGTACTTTTAGCAGAAGCAGATGTTCCTTACGAACAACTTAAAGAGATGGACGTTGTAAATCCTGATTTTCCAGCAACGGATGTTGTCTTAGTTTTAGGAGCAAATGATGTGGTTAATCCTCAAGCTAAAAATGATAGCTCTTCTCCTTTATATGGCATGCCAGTTCTTGATGTGCAGGAAGCAAGAACTGTATTTGTAATTAAACGTGGTATGAGTGCAGGTTACTCCGGAATAAAAAATGATTTATTTGATCTGCCAAATACCTCAATGGTCTTTGGTGATGCAAAAAAGGTGCTGAATGATTTGATTGGAGAATTAAAGGATCTTGGAGTTGGGGAGAAATAA